The nucleotide window TCAAGGCAAGTAAAGATGTCTTTACCGGTGCGCTGTTAGAGTAATATAATTATAACTACAGGCACACAGGGAATTGTGCGCCTGCACAATTTAATTAACCAACCATTTTCATTTGAATATCTCCCGATAACTATCGCTTTTTTTATATATTACTCATGATACCTTTATCAATTCTTCATGATGTGTAATCAAATTTAGCAACATAGTTGGTATCTTTACGTTCATCATGAATAAACAATTATGCAATAGTCTAAAGACAGTAAAGATACTGGCAATAATGAGATTAAACTATTAGCATGTAACGACTTGAAAGATGTAAATATGTTAACAGGCATAAGAAAGCTACTTCTATTATTTGTAATTACTATCGTTCACATAATACAATTTATTATTGTGGGAATAATACATGGTTTTAGCATTCACCATGCAGCAAAAAGCACCATGGCATGGTGCAGGGCATTAGTTAAAAATCTCAATATTGCTGTTGAAATGAATGGAACACTTCCATCTGAGGGTGTACTTGTTGTCAGTAATCATCGTTCATATATTGATATAGCAGTTATTGGACAGTTCTTCCCCTGTACATTCCTTGCAAAAAGGGAGTTGGCAAACTGGCCTATATTGGGTCATGCCGCAAGATTAGCCAAAGTAATTTTTGTAGACCGCAATAATACTGAAAGTAGAAAAATATCTCGTGTAAAGATTTCTCAAACACTGAAGCAGGGGATATCAGTTGTTGTATTTCCTGAAGGCACCTCGTATGCAGGGCCTGGGATACTTACATTTAAACCTGGGACATTTGAACTAGCAGCAGATAATAATATCGCTGTGGTTCCTGTGGCAATTGAATATGATGATATGCTTGATGCATGGGTTGGAAACGACACATTTATTGAACACTTCATACAGACATTTAAAAAGCCAATAGTTAGAGTTACTATCTCATTTGGACCTATACTTAAAAACCACACTCCACAATCTATAATGTATTCTTCACGTGAATGGATAGAAAACACATTATTACATCATAGAAATAAAATCTTAATACAAGAAGCAATTGGAGGTACGCTATGAACCAGCATATTCCATTACAAATACCAAAATTATTTAAATTTCAAAATGAAAATAATGGTACCATATCCAAAAGAAGAAAAACTATTACAGATAAAGATACTAAAATAAGAAAAAATGTACTATACAAATACCAAATTCTCCATAAACCAGGCACATATATGTCTGACCCTGAAATCAAGAAACTTGTGCACGAAATACGTGAAGTTGCCGCAACAGCATTTAATCCAATACCTGAATATCAAGCTATGTGTGGAACCCGTGAAGAGCTGAGTGATAAGGTAATAGCATTAGCATGGGATAAAAATACCTTAGCTGGATTTGCATCAACGGTGGAATTATATATACCTGGCATTGGAAACATTTTGCATCTTGGTCTCACAGTAGTAAGACCTGAACATAGAAGTAACGGGTTAACACATCTTTTGATGCAAAAAGCTATAACTTCATATATATTGAAACACGCCATTTATTTTGATAAATTGTGGATTACAAATTGCGCTGCAGTACTCTCAAGTCTTGTTAACGTTGCATTACATTTTGAACAGGTTTATCCATCACCAAAGAATGTTACATATACTGCACAGCACAAGATCATTGCTGAAACCATTAA belongs to Spirochaetota bacterium and includes:
- a CDS encoding GNAT family N-acetyltransferase, whose protein sequence is MNQHIPLQIPKLFKFQNENNGTISKRRKTITDKDTKIRKNVLYKYQILHKPGTYMSDPEIKKLVHEIREVAATAFNPIPEYQAMCGTREELSDKVIALAWDKNTLAGFASTVELYIPGIGNILHLGLTVVRPEHRSNGLTHLLMQKAITSYILKHAIYFDKLWITNCAAVLSSLVNVALHFEQVYPSPKNVTYTAQHKIIAETINVLYRNKLYIRHDSIFDEKNHIFKGSIKGTVFQKDANDTSYYHRNSTYNNYYKNLMDFKNGDEVLQVGYASIPAAIRHAIFNQMKKFIPQ
- a CDS encoding 1-acyl-sn-glycerol-3-phosphate acyltransferase; this translates as MLTGIRKLLLLFVITIVHIIQFIIVGIIHGFSIHHAAKSTMAWCRALVKNLNIAVEMNGTLPSEGVLVVSNHRSYIDIAVIGQFFPCTFLAKRELANWPILGHAARLAKVIFVDRNNTESRKISRVKISQTLKQGISVVVFPEGTSYAGPGILTFKPGTFELAADNNIAVVPVAIEYDDMLDAWVGNDTFIEHFIQTFKKPIVRVTISFGPILKNHTPQSIMYSSREWIENTLLHHRNKILIQEAIGGTL